The following proteins are encoded in a genomic region of Serinus canaria isolate serCan28SL12 chromosome 15, serCan2020, whole genome shotgun sequence:
- the HPD gene encoding 4-hydroxyphenylpyruvate dioxygenase — protein sequence MTSYTDKGEKPQRGRFIHFHSITFWVGNAKQAASYYCNKLGFEELAYRGLETGSREVVSHVVKQDKIVFVFSSALNPGNEEMGEHLVKHGDGVKDIAFEVEDCDFIVQKAKERGAVVVKEPWVEQDKFGKVKFAVIQTYGDTTHTLIEKLNYKGLFLPGYHPPLFKDPLLPKLPSAKLSFVDHVVGNQPDLQMVPVADWYQKNLLFHRFWSVDDKQLHTEFSALRSIVVTNYEETIKMPINEPAPGKKKSQIQEYIDYYGGAGVQHIALNTPDIISAITNLKQRGMQFMDVPSSYYQVLRERLKTAKIKVKENIDKLAELKILVDFDEKGYLLQIFTKPVQDRPTVFLEVIQRHNHQGFGAGNFKSLFEAIEMDQDARGNLTVLEPNGETKRM from the exons ATG ACGTCCTACACAGACAAGGGAGAAAAG cCCCAACGAGGCCGCTTCATCCATTTCCACTCCATCACCTTCTGGGTCGGCAATGCCAAGCAG GCTGCATCCTACTACTGCAACAAGCTGGGGTTCGAGGAGCTGGCCTACCGGGGGCTGGAGACCGGCAGCAGGGAGGTGGTGTCACATGTCGTCAAGCAGGACAAG attgtgtttgttttctcatcCGCTCTGAACCCCGGGAATGAGG AGATGGGGGAGCACCTGGTGAAGCACGGGGACGGGGTGAAGGACATCGCCTTCGAAGTGGAGGACTGTGACTTCATTGTGCAG AAAGCCAAGGAGCGTGGTGCTGTGGTGGTGAAGGAGCCGTGGGTGGAGCAGGACAAATTTGGGAAGGTGAAATTCGCAGTGATCCAGACG TACGGCGACACCACCCACACCTTGATAGAAAAGCTCAACTACAAGGGCCTGTTCCTCCCCGGGTACCACCCACCCCTCTTCAAGGACCCCCTGCTGCCCAAGCT ACCAAGTGCCAAGCTCAGCTTTGTTGATCACGTTGTGGGGAACCAGCCTGACCTCCAGATGGTCCCAGTGGCAGACTG GTACCAGAAGAACCTGCTCTTCCACCGCTTCTGGTCAGTGGATGACAAGCAGCTGCACACCGAGTTCAGCGCCCTGCGCTCCATCGTGGTCACCAACTACGAGGAGACCATTAAGATGCCCATCAATGAGCCAGCACCTGGCAAGAAGAAATCCCAGATTCAG GAATACATTGATTACTACGGAGGGGCCGGAGTCCAGCACATCGCACTGAACACCCCCGACATCATCTCAGCG ATCACCAACCTGAAGCAGAGGGGCATGCAGTTCATGGATGTGCCCTCCAGCTACTACCAGGTGCTGCGGGAGAGGCTCAAAACTGCCAAAATCAAAGTGAAGGAGAACATTGACAAGCTGGCG gagctgaaaaTCCTGGTGGATTTTGATGAAAAAGGCTACTTGCTCCAGATCTTCACCAAACCAGTTCAAGACAGACCCACAGTCTTTCTGGAGGTGATCCAGAGGCACAACCACCAG ggcttcGGTGCTGGGAACTTCAAGTCTCTGTTTGAGGCCATCGAAATGGATCAGGATGCCAGAGGAAACCTGACTGTGCTGGAGCCCAACGGGGAGACCAAGAGGATGTAG
- the PSMD9 gene encoding 26S proteasome non-ATPase regulatory subunit 9: MAEPGGGRPVTVSDVQQLVRRKDEIEAQIKACYELLEGQKGVGMHEPLVDAEGFPRSDIDLYQVRTARHNIICLQNDHKAVMKEVEEALHKLHAREKEKHAKDEAEALAEAMSQNQSLPQAFAKVNTVSPGSPASVSGLQVDDEIVEFGSVNANNFQNLQNIATVVQHSEGRPLSVTVIRGGRRVHVGLTPKRWAGKGLLGCNIIPLQR; encoded by the exons ATGGCGGAGCccggcggcggccgccccgTCACCGTCAGCGATGTCCAGCAGCTGGTGCGGCGCAAAGACGAGATTGAGGCGCAGATCAAGGCGTGCTACGAGCTGCTGGAGGGG CAAAAGGGCGTCGGGATGCACGAGCCGCTGGTGGACGCCGAGGGCTTCCCCCGCTCGGACATCGACCTGTACCAAGTGCGCACCGCCCGGCACAACATCATCT GTTTGCAGAATGACCACAAGGCTGTGATGAAGGAGGTGGAGGAAGCTCTGCACAAGCTGCATGCCCGGGAGAAGGAGAAACACGCCAAGGATGAGGCGGAGGCCTTGGCTGAGGCCATGAGCCAGAACCAGAGCCTGCCCCAGGCCTTTGCCAAAGTGAACACCGTGAGCCCCGGCTCTCCCGCCAGTGTCTCG GGACTTCAAGTTGATGATGAGATTGTGGAGTTTGGATCTGTCAATGCAAACAACTTCCAGAACCTGCAGAACATTGCCACGGTGGTGCAGCACAGTGAGGGG aGACCCCTGAGCGTGACTGTGATCCGTGGGGGCAGAAGGGTGCACGTGGGGCTGACTCCAAAgcgctgggctgggaagggcctCCTGGG ctgTAATATCATTCCTTTACAAAGATGA